The DNA region GGGCATCAAGGAAGCCGTCGGGTTTTCCGAGTTCTTTGCGCGCTCGCGCTTCCAATATTTTGAAGGGACGATAGGCAGAAAGGAGCTTGCGCAGCAGCGCCTTGATCAGACCGGCAGGAACAGAGTGCAGGTCATGGATGTCAAGGTGCTTACCTCGCTCACCACCTATGTGCTCGACCAGATCGTCCGTCCGGTCAATACGAATCTCGCGGGGTGGCGTTTCGGTTCGGTCGACGATACGCGGACGCGGCATCGATACATGGTGGGCATGAAGCCGTATGTCGACGGCGGCAGGACGAAATTCGTCATCATGTATTTCGATCCGGCGCTCCTCGCCGAATTCTCCATGGCGCAGTTCACCAATCAGAACGGACCTATCGTGATGTCGCGCTCCCGCGCCGCGCAGATCGATTTTGACCGCATCGTGAGATCGTCGGATGTCATCTGGAACAGGAACCAGTTCTTCTATGTCCAGCGCTATTCCGAGGATCTGATACAATCGACCATTAATGCCGATATCGCTTTCCCGACCTTGGATACGCGGTGACCCCGTCGGAACGGAAAGCGGTCCTGCCGGAAGCCGAACGCATGAAGAGCCCCCCGAGAACGATGGAATTGGTATCCCCGGCCGGGAATGCGGAGAAATGCGCGGTCGCCTTCCATTACGGCGCGGATGCGGTGTATATCGGCGGTACGAACTTCAATCTTCGGGCTATGGCCGCCGGCGCTTCGGCGGAGGTGCTTGCGGGAACGGTACGCGACGCGCATGAGCATTATCACGGTAAGGTGTATCTTACGCTCAACGCGTATCTGCACGAGGCGCAAAGCGCAGCGCTCATCGATTTTCTTTCGGAGATACGGGATATCCCGTTCGATGGCTATATCGTTTCCGATCTTGGAACGCTTACGGCGCTCGAGCGGACGATACCTTCTGCGCGCATTCATGTGAGCACGCAGGCGAACGTTACCAATGCCCTTGCCGCCGAACGCTGGCGGTCGCTCGGTGCCTCGCGTATCGTGCTCGCGCGTGAGCTTACGCTCGATGAGATTCGCGCCGTCCGCGACGGTACGGACGCCGAACTCGAGGTGTTCGTTCACGGCGCCATGTGCATCGCCTATGCGGGGCGCTGTCTCGTTTCCAATTATCTCACCTCGCGCAACGCCAATAGCGGCGACTGTTCCCATGTCTGCCGATGGCAGTATCGTTTGCTCGAGGAGCGTACGCGCGCGGGCGAATATCTCCCCGTCATCGACGGCGACGGCTATGCGATGATACTGAGCTCGAAGGACCTGGCCATGGCGCGTCATCTGAAGGCCGTATCCGATGCGGGCGTGGATGCGGTGAAGATAGAGGGCCGCATGAAGAGCGTTTACTATGTGGCGAATGTCACGCGCGTATACCGGAAACTTATCGATGCGCTTTCGGGCGCGACATCATTCGATGCGGTGACAGCATCCGGCGACCTTTCCGCCTATATCGATGAGCTTGAGAAGGTCACGCATCGCATGTACGGTACGGGGTTCTTTTTCGGCGGGCCGGCGGCGGAAGGAGCGCATCCTTCCGAGGCATCGTATATTCCCGGTCGCCGGCTTATGGCGATGGTCACTTCCGTCGATGGTGCGCGTGCGCGTATTACGGTGTACAATACGATATCGCCTGCGATGACGCTTGTTGCCATAGGGCGCGACTACTGCACGCGGGAATATCCTGAGTACAAGCTCATGGTCCGCGATGACAGCGGCATACATGACGCGGAGCGTGTACGCGGCGTTGACGAGGCGTATATCGAGACGGTGATACCGCTGTCTCCCTTCGATATACTCACGGTGGAACAATGAGGGCGTTCACCGCATATATCATCGCCGGCGATGCGGGCGGTTTTTTTGCGCCGATGGCCGATGTTGCAGGCAGGCCGTTCCTCGCATGGCAATTGGAATGGCTCTGCCGCCATTCGGTCACCGATGTCGTTGTCGCGGGGAATATCGATGTGATCCGTGAGCATTTCGGCGACGGCGGGAATATCGGTATGCGATTGCGATATGCCCCTTCGAACGGGCTGTCGTTTGCCGGATCGTTCTTTTCGGCGGCGGCACTTTACCCCTGCGAGGCATATCTGCTTCTCAGCGGGAAAAGTTTTTTCAATATCGATCTCACGTGGTTCATGCGTTTCGCGTACGAGCGCGGCGAGTGCTCTGCTGCGGTCAAATATCTGCCGGACATTCCCCTCGGGCCTATCGCGCTCGATGACGGTTTTCGTATCGTACGGCCCGACAGATCGCACGATATCTTCGTTGAGGGGTATCACTACGGCGGTGTGTACGCTGGTCGTTTTGCATCGCTTGTGCGTCCATCGCAAGCCCCGCACGCTGACGGGGATCTCTCCCCGGCCGTGTGCGGCATACCGTTCGGCGACCGCTTCATCGATGCCGACAGCGGATATGAACGCCTTGCGGCGGACCCGTCGGCATATTTTTCGGCGAAGAAGTCGTCCGCGATTTTTCTCGATCGCGACGGCATCCTTGTTGAGGACACCGGTTATCTTGCATCAACGCGGGATGTGCGCATCATCGATGAGGCGGTACTGCTGGTGCGCCGTGCCAATGAGCGCGGCAGGAAGGTCATCGTGCTCACGAATCAGGCCGGTGTTGCAAAGGGAAAATTCTCCGAGGCGGATGTGACTGCGCTCAACCGATATATCGGCGATGGATTCCAAAAGCGCGGCGCGTGCATCGATGGATGGTATTATTGCCCGACACATCCTTCAGCATCAGTGGCATCGTATCGCCGTGAGAGCCTGCAGAGAAAGCCCAGCCCCGGCATGCTGCTTCTCGCCTGTGATGACCATGCGATCGATGCGACAGGCGCGCTCATGATAGGCGATAAGGATTCGGACGCGCTTTCGCTCCCGTACATCAGAACGCACCTCCTGCAGGGCGCCTATCCCATTACGCGCAGGGATAACCTCTCGACCTGGGATAGAGCGATGCGGGCTGTCGGCGATTAGTGGAACGGCCCTCCTGCTGATCACATTGGAAGCGTTGTTTCTGCCACGGTGATCATTCCTTGACGCGGCCTCTGTCCGCTGTCATTGCTTTTTTATCCATACGCCCTATAATATGCAGAGCGAAATCGCCAGGAAAAGGTGCATGGGAAAGATCCTCTTTGTTTCATCGACCAAGAAGGTTGCGGATGAGATAGCCGGCATAGTCCGTGATCACTCGGTACCGGCGAATTTCTCGTTCTGCGATGATATCAGTTATGCGATAGAGATCCTGAGCTATGAGCTCCCCGAGCTTCTCATCCTCGATTTTGACGATGCCTCCCTGCCGCTCGAGCCGCTCCTGGAGAAAATGCGCGAGGATCCGTGGCTCCACTACGGCTGGATAATCGCGCTTCGATCGAAAGGGAGCGAGAGCGAATTCCTTTCGGCGATGCGGTATGCGAACATCATCGCCGTGCTCCGAGCGAAGGATATGCAGCGGCGGCTGCCCAGCATCGTGAAGATCGTGATGGACAATAAGCATCTTCTTTTCCAGCGTGACCTTCAGCGCTCGATACGTACGACCGTCTCGGGTATGTTCATCGTCGATAATGACCCCTATGAAGTGAACGTGTATGCGAGCATCATATCGAATTATCTTTTCTACAGCAATTACGTCGATATCGAGAAACGCGACAATGTCAAGGTGGCGCTCGTGGAACTCCTGCTCAATGCCGTCGAGCACGGGAACTGCGAGATAACCTTCGAGGAGAAGACGCGTTTTTCCCTCGAGGGCGGGAGCATCTTCGACCTTATCGATGAAAAGCTCAAGGACAGGCGCATCGCGGCGCGGCGCGTGAATTTCTCCTACCGCATTGCGCCGGAGCGCACGCATCTTATCGTCCGCGACGAGGGGAAGGGGTTCAACTGGCGCATGGTAAAAAAACCCGCCGAGGTGAATCGGGAGATGCTCGATCACGGCCGCGGTATTGCGGTGGCCGAAAGTTCTGCGGGCGGGTTGAAGTACAACGAAAAAGGGAATGAGGTCAGTTTCGATGTCGACCATCAGGAGTCGCGCAATAATCTCGTGCCGATAATCTTCGACAAGAAGGATGAGATATCGTTCAATCCGGGGCAGACCGTGTTCACGATGGGGGAGGAATCGAATTTCCTCTACTACATACACAGCGGTGCGTACGGCGTGTATGGGAACCGTAACAAGCTCATTGCGACGCTGAATTCAAGCGATATTTTCATCGGCGAGATGTCATTCCTGCTCAATGACCGGCGTACGGCCACCGTGCGCGCTCATTCGCAGGGCACGCTCATCAAGATATCAAAGAAAGAGTTCACCGACGCGATAAAACGATATCCCTATTACGGGCTGATACTCGCACGGCTGCTGGCGAACCGCATCGACAGAATGAACAAGATGCTCTGAGAGGCGTAAGCGCTATTTCGTGTTCTTCTTTACCGGTTCGGCGATGATGCTGCCGACGACCGTACGCTTGCCGAGCACCGTGATCTTGTGCGGGGCGTTCCTGATAAGGGCGCTGATATCGGTGCCCGCTTTTCCTTCCTTGTGCGCGCCGTCCTTCCACGCTTCGACGCCGCTTACATCATAGATGATGCCGTCGACGGCGACATAGGCGCTTTTGCCGTTCTTGCCGTTAAAGGCGGCCAATTCCTTAATGGTCAATCGCAGTTCTTTCGTATCCGACTTTACATCGGTCGTGTTCGGGGCGCACTTTCCTGCCGCATTCGGACATTGTGCGCTCAGGGATACAACCGTTCCGAGCATTACGAGAATCGATAGTACGGTCTTCATTGCATCCTCCGCGGACTGTTTTCAAGGATGGTGCGGTGTCCGAAAAAAAAGCAATGCCCCGTATACCCCCTCATACTCAGATAAAAATTGATAAACCACAGAGAAATGCGAGTGAGAGCACAGAGAAAAAATATCATGCAATGCAACAATCCGGTGCACATGGTTCCCCCTGTTTTAATCTGTATTCTCTGCCTTTTCTCATCTCTACGGTTGCCTTTTCCCAATGCGAGGAATTGGGATGCCGGGGATCGGACGGTTTACATTTTGTACCCGCTCTTATATACTACGCACAATGATCGAGCGGATGTGCAAAATCCTGGGAATTATCGCTATGGTGACGGCCCCGTATACACTGAGCGCAGCATCGTATGAGATACGGCTTGTCGTCGGCGGCATAACCGTTGCGGGCGATGCCGTGCGCGTTGATGTGAGCACGACGCCGCTCCCGGAGGCGTTCGCGGTGCAGATAGACGCGGGTGCGGTATTCTCCGTGAACTACCATATCGAATTCCGGCGCGTGAACCTCTTTCTTGACGATACGATACGCCTTGTCCGCATCAATCGCATCATCTATCGCGATTTCTGGGACAAGCAGTACATCATCGAGCAGGCGGGCGGGGTGCGCCTTTATACGACGCCGCGCCGCGATGAAGCAATAGCGTATCTGAGCCGTATCGATGATGTCTTGCTTGCACCGCGCCGCTCGCTCATACCGGCCGCGCGGTACTATTTCAGGACACGGCTCACCGCGCAGGTGGTCGAGGCGTATCCGTATTTCAATATATTCTTCAATTTCATCGCGGCCCTCCGGTATAAGATAGACTGGCGCACGAGCGATGTGATGACGGGGCGGTACCTTGTCGAGTGAAATTGTGGATACGGACGCAGCGTTCAAGAAGGAGAACATCGCCGTATTCTATAAATTGCTCATCCTCATATTCAATGCGGACGAGTATGTCTCCGACGGCACCATACCCGAAGCGGAGAAGGAAACGCTGTCGAATTTCCTCCGCATATTCTCGCAGTACCGCGAAGATGATATCGCGTTCCAGAACATACTGTCCTCGAAGGCCGAGACGCTTGACGACGTCATCGCCCAGCTTTCCGCGCTTACGTCCGACGTATCGTTTTACTACATCCTCCAGGCGTACGCGCTCTGCGCGGTGGACGGCATCAATATCATCGAGGCGGAGATACTGACCTCGATCGCCGAAGCGGTCATTAAGGACGCACGGGCGATGGCGATCATCAACAGCGTATTCACGGTCAGGGATTACGATAATCCGGACATACTGTACATCGGCAACGACCCGCACCTGTGCGATATCGTGAAGACGCGTGATGAGCTTTCCGCGTACATCATCCG from Spirochaetota bacterium includes:
- a CDS encoding peptidase U32 family protein, which encodes MTPSERKAVLPEAERMKSPPRTMELVSPAGNAEKCAVAFHYGADAVYIGGTNFNLRAMAAGASAEVLAGTVRDAHEHYHGKVYLTLNAYLHEAQSAALIDFLSEIRDIPFDGYIVSDLGTLTALERTIPSARIHVSTQANVTNALAAERWRSLGASRIVLARELTLDEIRAVRDGTDAELEVFVHGAMCIAYAGRCLVSNYLTSRNANSGDCSHVCRWQYRLLEERTRAGEYLPVIDGDGYAMILSSKDLAMARHLKAVSDAGVDAVKIEGRMKSVYYVANVTRVYRKLIDALSGATSFDAVTASGDLSAYIDELEKVTHRMYGTGFFFGGPAAEGAHPSEASYIPGRRLMAMVTSVDGARARITVYNTISPAMTLVAIGRDYCTREYPEYKLMVRDDSGIHDAERVRGVDEAYIETVIPLSPFDILTVEQ
- a CDS encoding HAD-IIIA family hydrolase, translated to MRAFTAYIIAGDAGGFFAPMADVAGRPFLAWQLEWLCRHSVTDVVVAGNIDVIREHFGDGGNIGMRLRYAPSNGLSFAGSFFSAAALYPCEAYLLLSGKSFFNIDLTWFMRFAYERGECSAAVKYLPDIPLGPIALDDGFRIVRPDRSHDIFVEGYHYGGVYAGRFASLVRPSQAPHADGDLSPAVCGIPFGDRFIDADSGYERLAADPSAYFSAKKSSAIFLDRDGILVEDTGYLASTRDVRIIDEAVLLVRRANERGRKVIVLTNQAGVAKGKFSEADVTALNRYIGDGFQKRGACIDGWYYCPTHPSASVASYRRESLQRKPSPGMLLLACDDHAIDATGALMIGDKDSDALSLPYIRTHLLQGAYPITRRDNLSTWDRAMRAVGD
- a CDS encoding cyclic nucleotide-binding domain-containing protein — protein: MGKILFVSSTKKVADEIAGIVRDHSVPANFSFCDDISYAIEILSYELPELLILDFDDASLPLEPLLEKMREDPWLHYGWIIALRSKGSESEFLSAMRYANIIAVLRAKDMQRRLPSIVKIVMDNKHLLFQRDLQRSIRTTVSGMFIVDNDPYEVNVYASIISNYLFYSNYVDIEKRDNVKVALVELLLNAVEHGNCEITFEEKTRFSLEGGSIFDLIDEKLKDRRIAARRVNFSYRIAPERTHLIVRDEGKGFNWRMVKKPAEVNREMLDHGRGIAVAESSAGGLKYNEKGNEVSFDVDHQESRNNLVPIIFDKKDEISFNPGQTVFTMGEESNFLYYIHSGAYGVYGNRNKLIATLNSSDIFIGEMSFLLNDRRTATVRAHSQGTLIKISKKEFTDAIKRYPYYGLILARLLANRIDRMNKML
- a CDS encoding DUF4390 domain-containing protein, whose protein sequence is MCKILGIIAMVTAPYTLSAASYEIRLVVGGITVAGDAVRVDVSTTPLPEAFAVQIDAGAVFSVNYHIEFRRVNLFLDDTIRLVRINRIIYRDFWDKQYIIEQAGGVRLYTTPRRDEAIAYLSRIDDVLLAPRRSLIPAARYYFRTRLTAQVVEAYPYFNIFFNFIAALRYKIDWRTSDVMTGRYLVE